A section of the Bradyrhizobium oligotrophicum S58 genome encodes:
- a CDS encoding protein phosphatase CheZ, with translation MIAPEEEKVLKTHLVEMFGHMSSMRREFAALQGDSKGSFAKMTDTLDAIVESTESAGNAILESMEAIGASVAKLQSVDDPIAASVSDEIIDNTNKVFEACAFQDLTGQRITRVVKSLQFMEDHINRLVRMWGKEELARLAAEMAVPAGAPDLLEGPKRPGVAISQDDIDKLFT, from the coding sequence ATGATTGCGCCAGAAGAAGAGAAGGTGCTGAAGACGCATCTGGTCGAGATGTTCGGCCACATGAGCAGCATGCGGCGGGAATTCGCCGCTCTTCAAGGTGACAGCAAGGGCAGTTTCGCGAAGATGACAGACACCCTCGACGCGATCGTCGAGAGTACGGAGTCGGCCGGGAACGCGATCCTCGAAAGCATGGAGGCGATCGGCGCCAGCGTCGCGAAGCTGCAGAGCGTCGACGACCCGATTGCCGCGTCGGTATCCGACGAGATCATCGACAACACAAACAAGGTGTTCGAGGCTTGCGCGTTTCAGGACCTCACAGGGCAGCGGATCACCCGCGTGGTCAAGTCGCTGCAGTTCATGGAGGACCACATCAACCGGCTGGTCCGCATGTGGGGAAAAGAGGAACTGGCACGGCTCGCCGCCGAGATGGCTGTCCCAGCCGGCGCCCCAGACCTGTTGGAGGGCCCGAAGCGTCCGGGCGTGGCGATTTCCCAGGACGACATCGACAAGCTGTTCACGTGA